Genomic window (Pyrus communis chromosome 13, drPyrComm1.1, whole genome shotgun sequence):
GTCTTTCTCTGTGCAACTTTGACTTCTCTAGCAGTTGAAATGAATCGTACAATGGTTAAAACACCTTCTGCTGCCTTTTCCTCAAATCTTGTAGACCTGAAGTTGATAAATGTTGAAATAGAAGATGAGGGGTTTTTCAAATGGATCTCATGTTCCTGCAAATTCATCAAGGAAATACATCTTTGTCATATTCGTATAACAGGTAATATCATCATCAAGAGCTCGTCTCTAGAAAAATTCGAATATTTGGAGGGTACATTCACACGGAGCCATATTGACATCTCAGCCGAGAAACTTGAAGTCATAAATATTGACTGGAGGTTTCAGTCACCTGGTGACAATTCGTTAAATATTTTTGCTCCAAAACTTAAGTATTTTGAATGGAGAGGATATCTGATGAATCAGGCAAACCTGGGACAGCTAGAATGTTTGGAAAAAGCTGTTATTTGCCTGGAGCCTAAAGCAGATGACTCTGACAAACTGATTAAGTATTTTTACAGTTTACGCAGGGTTGAACTTCTTGTTTTAAATGCAGCGACCTTTAAGGTAATGAGAACCACAACCCTTCATACTGAATATTACTTTTTGGTGAAATAAACTAGATATTTTGTTATCcgaaataattttattattttgttcctcTCTTTACATTTCAGTTTAAACAGGATAACAAtacttttacattaaaatgGTCACACTTGCTATAACAAAATGAGAAACATGATATAGGTTTTGCCTTTATGACATTGCAGGCTTTGTTCAGGGAAGGATACACGCATGCTCAATTTGATCGTCTTTTTTATTTGCAATTGAATCTAAGGAGCTTTTCTGATGATATCTTTCCTGCAGTGGTCTCTCTATTAAGAGGATTGCATAATTTGTGTACTTTATACATAACTTGTTTTGCTGTCCCAAGTTCTATGGACCCTCAACCCAATGTAAGTTAAGTCTATGATTTCCTTTCTTAATATCGTAAAACTTCTATCTActcgtgaaaaaaaaattggttccaACTTGGGCTAGTTATAAGTATTATTAACCTCCATGTCGTATTACGTAATAATTTCTTTACATCTGTTTTAAAACTTGTCTCCACATTGCAAAAATTGTCAAAAAACCTAAAAGATGAAGTGTCACAATTTAAGTTTGAAGATGAAATCAAATAATTCTCTTAAGTATGCAGTCTCCCAATATTTATTTAGGTCCCATTTTAAGATAAACTTGTTCTGCACATGGTAAAAATTGTCGAGAATAGTTTATTCTTTAGAGTTCTTGTCACGTCTTTGAGCTTGTGAATACGTAATCACTTGTCAACATGGACACCTTTTTGGTGAAGCCAAGCTGCTCTTAGCTTCGTTTGGTTTCTCATTTTGtggaaaatttcaaattggttGCTTGTTGACTTGTTGCTGTTGCAGGTATCTGGGTTTGATAAGGAATACTGGAAGCTGCagaatctggattttattgatCAGATTAAGGAGGTTACCATAGTGCTGGATGGGTCTAGTAACGGGATTGAGTTTGCACGGTATATACTCGAGAATGCCAAGAACCTGGAGCAAATTTACTTACAACATTTATTGGATCTGCCTGATGATGCTATACAGAAGCTAAATGAAAGTAAGATGTCCAGGGCAACAGTTAACTTTGAGGAAGACTACGAGGAAGACTCCGAGGAAGACTTCGAAGAAGACATTGAGGAAGACTAAAAGagataacaaagaaagcagTTTTGATGTTTTGCAGTTGTTTCTTGCTATGATATTGAAACCCTAATGTACATGTTGATATAGCGTCGTTAAGTTTTATGGTCGTATGAAAAAAATTCTCTTGAATTAGAGAAAACCGAAATGGAGAAAAAGAATCTATGGCCAAGCAGATCTTACTTCAATCTCACTTGGGCTTTTGAAACCTAATCTGCATTACTTCGCACCTTGAAACTCAATTTTTTGCATCACCTTGAAACTTAATTTGAACCACTTTAAGCCGAAATCAAAGCATATTGAATTTTAAGCCTTTCAAATCAAAACCATGAAGTTTTAGAATTATAAGATgtgattgaaatttttagcaACTTAAGATCATGCTTAATTTCGAGTGTAAATTGAAAATAGAATTGTATCACATtgccaaaaaataattatgcaTATGTATTATAATGTCGGTCTGATCCTTAATTATTCTACTTCTTTCTAACAAATAACTATTTAACTTACTGatgtgtttaaaaaaataaaataaaataatgtatgAACTCATCTGGGTACAAGAATGGTACACACTCTCGCAACTGATTTTCTTTATTTCGGTTCAATCTTCAGTGTGGTAATTGATTTTTCAGGGTTTGGTTTTCAAATCCCCGTAGTATTAATCGAAACCGGCTTCAATTGAAAAACcccaaaacacaaaatttaGGTTTCATGGAACAGAAGCATGAGACATTCGCTAGTTCAAGTTTTGAGGGTGAAGGAAGTAGTCGTGGTCGTGAGGAAGATAGATTCAGCGGTCTCCCCGACAGAATTGCTTATCGAATTCTTTCGTTTCTTACTATAAAGGACGTCGCTTGTTTCAGCATTGTGTCCAAAAGATGCAGAGAACTTTATCTGTCAACTCCGTCATTGAATTTCGAATTCATGACTACAGGAGCACCCTGGGGTGTGTGGAAGTGTTTCTGCGAGGCCTCGTGTGAGGTTAGGTTGATGTTGGTGAACTCATTGGATAGGTTCTTGCTTCAACGCGGGGATAAGAGCATCCCCAGCGTGGGGTTTTGCTCGGGGGAAGGGCTCCAAAACAatggcccgagggccggtggtGATGCTCGAGCGTGGGGGAGGCCGAAGGCAGGGGGAGGCCCGAGGGCCAGGCCCGTGAGGGATTGCCAAGCCTTGAGCCCGAGGTGGGGCTTacgccagggtggcgtcagcgcattatttaattttttttgtgtcaggcacgtgcaccccacccgcgcgtgggggcgcgtcgccgacacaaaaaaaattaaaaaaagcaagtgtcagttaccgttgggaagccacgtggcttcccacggtgcgttagatcctaacggtcacttaatgtggaccgttagatctcaacggtaaaaaaaaaaaaagtcagatttaatatccaccgttcgatctgagatcaacggtggatattaaaatgctttataaattaaaaaataaatgaaaaaatagttttaaaaatctgaaaagttaccgttgtgacacgtggcacaatctggagtgttggaattcaaatttttttatatctaacggcagagattaattaattgaataaaaatttaaaaaaaaattgtaaaaaattcaaaaaaatatctgaaaaatctaaaaaaaaattgtttttacttttctataaataccttctcattatcatctaccttacacaacaatttcatattttctcaactactttcaatcacattcctttctttgtctcaaagtttgaatccattttttttcaacaaaatgaccactcgtgcaggtacgaattggtcgcttattgaagatgttgcgttgtgtactaacTGGGTTGAaattactcatagttcgcttacgggtaatgagatgcagttgcgagaaatgtggagtcttattcataccaattttcttgaaaaaattggtgggaaaagaaccaaagaatcgatgtccagtcgttggaaattacttagccaatcgtttagtacgtggagagacgctttggcacaagctagtagtaatattcgaagtggggaaaattactcggatcaggtaacaatatattatttatttgatacccaaatttacattataattatttgtttgtattatttatttgttacatacttacattataattatttgtttgtattatttatttgttacgtacaaaatttattatttattgttacttatttgttacattataattatgttgtttgtattatttatttatttgtttgtttgtattatttatttactaaacttggaactctagccccatgttatgattaacatgacatatatatatatatatatatatatatatatatatatatatatttgctagttacttattttcattatttactaaacttgaagccttcttacttattttcattatatttgttacttatatatatatatgtatatatttgctagttacttattttcattataattatttatttgttacttattttcattatttactaaacttgaagccttttacttattttcattatatttgttacttatatatatatatatatatatgtatatatttgctagttacttattttcattaaaattatttatttgttacttattttcattatttactaaacttgaagccttcttacttattttcattatatttgttacttatatatatatatatgtatatatttgctagttacttattttcattaaaattatttatttgttacttattttcattatttactaaacttgaagccttcttacttattttcattatatttgttacttatatatatgtatatatttgctagttacttattttcattataattatttatttgttacttatttttattgtgtaggaacttcaagcacaagcttggtacactgccaaaaccaaaagcgaaaataaatcattcaaccggtgggaatgttggaatattgtcaaagattgtcctaaatttagagttgtgccagtcggtccagaagtccacatgaacagcaccc
Coding sequences:
- the LOC137713963 gene encoding F-box/FBD/LRR-repeat protein At1g16930-like encodes the protein MEQKHKILDSSSCEGEGRCRSRKEDRFSGLPDGVAYRILSFLTIKDVTCFSIVSKRCRELYLSTPSLDFEFKTTRTPSGEYKYFREATCEVRLNLVNSLDRFLLQRGDNKIEYFRLVWESHSVVEEDSDDQRDEEPCFCVNERFRIMTWIHNALRCNVEVLDVKSDVDYFEDEPYALFPFCVFLCATLTSLAVEMNRTMVKTPSAAFSSNLVDLKLINVEIEDEGFFKWISCSCKFIKEIHLCHIRITGNIIIKSSSLEKFEYLEGTFTRSHIDISAEKLEVINIDWRFQSPGDNSLNIFAPKLKYFEWRGYLMNQANLGQLECLEKAVICLEPKADDSDKLIKYFYSLRRVELLVLNAATFKALFREGYTHAQFDRLFYLQLNLRSFSDDIFPAVVSLLRGLHNLCTLYITCFAVPSSMDPQPNVSGFDKEYWKLQNLDFIDQIKEVTIVLDGSSNGIEFARYILENAKNLEQIYLQHLLDLPDDAIQKLNESKMSRATVNFEEDYEEDSEEDFEEDIEED